Below is a genomic region from Alphaproteobacteria bacterium.
GCAATATCTTCAGCGTTATCGCAAACGATCAAGATATCGACATCAGTCCAGCGAAAACTCGGCCGCAGTGCGGAGCCGAAGAGATAACCCTTTGTGGATGCCCTAGGCGCGACGACGGACACAGCCGCAGCGACATCAGCCAAAAGGGATTCGAGCGTCACCGACGCAGCAGGTCCGAAAGTCCGCGAGATTCGACGAGTTCCACCTCTAGATCTCGCGCTGCTTCCCGGGCCTGCGTGGTGATACGGCCCAGATTGTTGGTATGAAACAGGGCGTCGAAACTACCGTAACGATCCCAAAGCGTACGGACTTCATCAGCGGTCAAATCATACTCGTTTGAGATCGCAATATCGAGCACATCACCGCGTCCCCGCTGCACCCGCCAAACGCGGTCAAAAAGACGAGTTATGTGCGTCACCGAGCGGTGCTGTCGAAGTCGACGCTCGACATAGGCATATTCTCTGAAAACGTAGGTACGGGGGTCGGTTTCGCAGATTGCGCGGTGGATATCTCCCATCCCGCCGAACGCGATGTTTGCATTTTGCAGCGCCTCGATCGCCTCGCCGGTCCAAATAGCCTCTCTTGGAATATTTACGACGAAGCTCGGGTCGGAACTGCCATCGAGAAATTGTGCGACATCCTGATGGCCGACGCGAACGGAAGAGATCACTCCCAACTGAAACGTCGATTGAGGCGTGCGCTCGATCTCGATGAGATTCGACCCAAGCTGAGTGGTCGCGAAATCATCTTCCGCGAGCACCTTGGATACCCATGCTGCGGGTCCTCCGCCCATCAGTCACCCTCCATAATGACCTGCATCCCGCTCGGGTACTGCCTGCCACCGGTAACATCTTCAAGGTGGCGGGCAGCGAGATCGTCAACGTGCTGGCGGAAGGCCTCAAGCACGGCTCGCTCATCACCCTTCATATGATCGATATTAGCGTCTAACACCGCAATGATCTTGCGATTGTTGGGCAAGATTCGTGTCAACATTTTTCGCGTCCACACCTCTCGCGCGTTTCCTTCGCTATCGTACCGCGCGTCGGTATTCGGGCCGTATTCGTCCAGGATGTGTTTGCTCTCGAGCATAAGCGGTTCAATGAGGCGTCGTACCTCTTCCCGCGATGCCAGTTTGGTCGCTCCAAAGAGTCCCGCCAATCTCTCGACCCGTTCGCGCTTCCAATGCCGGATCAAAGCATCGGGGAAATCGTCCGGAGCTTTGTCGATGATTGTGTGGCAGTTGGCGCAGAGAAGAATGAGATTTTCGTACGTACCCCGTTCTTCCTCAGACAGTTCCGTATTGCCCCGGGGGCCAGCGTCGCTGGCGGCGAATATGTGAGCGAGTTCGCCAATGTGGACGTGGCCTGACGGCAGCTCAGTGAACAGTTCCCGCGAGCATCCAGGGTTCTGGCAAAAGCCAGCAGAGTCCGCAAAAAGCCGCAGCCGAGTGGGCTGGTTCGGATTTGCCCTCCCTCTTGAACAAGCCAAGGTCGCTTTCCCTCTATTTCTGCATTGCGCTTCCCAGATTTGGGGTGGCCATCTCAGTTTCACAACCGCTTGTGATGAGGCTCGGCTCGCACATCTCGAACCCGCCTCGGGACCATTGTCCCGTGACGTCGAACGGGCTCCGCGAACTTACTGTCCGCCGCCCCGCCGGCCGCGCCTGCGCGGCTCTTCGCCTAAGCACGCCTTTGCTGCGCAAAGACGTGCTTACGCTCGGCGCTACGGCAGCAACCGCGCCGCAATGATCTGCCGGGCCTCGATCAGGCAGGGATATTGGCTGAGGTGGCCGAAGCCGACGGGTGGCGGAGGATAACCCTGCGCCACGATCATGTGCCGCTCGCGGCCGACGAGCGTCACTTCGGCGCTGTAGGGCGCGGTCTGGCTGTCCAAAGCGGGGCTCGGGGCGAGCCGGGTCAGGTCCGCCACCGCCGTGCCGGTGAAATCGAGCCAGCAATGATCGAGCGACTGCCGCTCGAAGCCGAGCACGAGCGTTCCGGTGAAGGTCCGCTCGGGGCCGAACCCGCTCGGGCGCGGCTCGACATAGGGGAGCGGCGGCGGCGGCGCGGGCGGTGGAGCCGGCGCGCACGCGGCCGGCAGAGCGGCGAGGACGCAAAGCACAAGGCGGGCGAAACGCGGATTCATGACGACACTCCTGCTTGCTCGGTAAGGGGAAAGCTGGAGCCCGATCAAGCCGGGGGGCGAGGATCGAGGGGCGCTGCTCGGCGCTGGAGAACCGTCAAGGCACCATTGTGCCGTGATCCCGGATCCAGTCCGGGACAGGCAAACGGGTTCGCTCCGCTGAAACGGAGCGCCCCGCCGGCCGGGCGTGCCGCGGCTCTACGCCCAAGCTGCGGTTTGCTTCGCGGAAGATAAAGTGGATCCCGGATCAAGTCCGGGATGACGAAGGGGAGCGGCTCGGCGCTACAGCGCTCGCACGCGTGGCTCGCGCTGGACGCCTAGCATCAGTTCGGTGAGTGCCCACACCATCGCATCGGCCCGGTCCGGGCTCTTGCCAGGGCCCTCGTAATCAGCGCCGGCAATAATCCCGCAAAGCTCCGCCTCCAGCTCCGGAAAGCGCCCGTGAAGCACCACCTTGCCGGCCTCGAACAGCATCGCCACCGGGGCCGCGCGCTCGGCCTTGGAAAGCGTCGCGGTCACCGGGCGGACTCGCAGTTTCGGGTCGGCGGTGTGGAGGATGGCTTCGACCATTCGGCCGCCCTGGTTTTGTTCGGCGACGATGAGGATGGGGATGGGGTGGGAGCGCTTCTTGCCCTCGTTGCCGGCGCTTCGACTGCCTCGCAGGCGATCAGGATAAACGCGGCGTGGCGATCCGGGGTCATCCTCCTCGGGACTGGGCTGCCGCGCCCCTTCGGGGCCTGGGCCCCGGCCTTCGCCGGGGACCATGCTCCAGATCCTTGCCGCGTCGGCCACCGCTCGGGACCAGCCTTCGGGGGTGCGGCCGGTGACGCTGTGATCGGCGAGGACGTGGGCCCTGCCCTCGCTGTCCCTGGCGCAGACGATTATGCCGCAGGTGCCGCCGGCGGCGGGGGGATCGACGCCGATGACGATGCGAGTGAAGCGCCCTCTCTCCCCTCCGGGGAGAGAGTTGGAGAGAGGGGCTGGGGCGGCGGGCATAGGGTGCGGAGGCTTGGGGTCCCCCTCTCCCCGCTCGCCTTCGGCGAGTCGACCCTCCCCCCAGTGGGGGGAGGATGGGCGCCGGCACGTCTCCAGCAATTCCACCGTCCACAATTGCCCCGGCGAATCCGCGAGCAGCTCGCCGCCGAGTTCCTGGCGCCCCAGGCGGGTGCCGGCGTAGAGGGACTGCATGCGCCGGTTCCAGCGCTCGCTGTTGTGGGGGTTGCGGTGGGTCGGGCCGCCGATCACCACCGTGTCCGGGGCGGCCATGATCGCCGTCAGCACCGGGCCAGGGCGCGGGGTGGTGGTGACGATCGCGCGGGGATCCTCGCCGAGGCGAAGGCCGAGCTGGAGCATGTCCCAGGTCTCCTGCGCCTTCTCCCACTTGGCGAGCTCGTCGCACCAGGCGAGGTGGTGCTGGGGGCCGCGGAGCAATTCGGGCGAGTGGCCCGAGAAGAGCTGGGCCTCGGCGCCGCCGCGGAAACGGACGAGGCCGTGGCTCGGGCGCCATTCGCGGATGCAGTGGCCGGCGACCTCGAGCAAGCCGCTCGGCCCCTCGACCATCACGCGGCGGGCTTCGGCCAGCGTGGCGCCGACGAGGGCGATGCGCAGGCGCGTGCCGGGAGCAGCCGCCGCGACCTGCTGCTCGATCCACTTGGCGCCGGCGAAGGTCTTGCCGAAGCCGCGGCCGCCCATGACGACGCAGGTCGACCAGTCGGCGCCATCCTCGCGTTTCTCGGGCGGGAGCTGGCCCTCGTGGGCCCAGCTTTCGAAATCGCCGTCGAGGGCGTCGGCGTCCTCGGGCCCGAGCGCGCGGACCATCGCCTCGCGCACGTCCGGAGGGGCGTCGAGCAGGATATGGAGGATTCCGGTGCCGCGCGGGAAGCGGGGCGCGCGGTGCCACGGTTCGGGAAGCCGGCGGCCAGGGCGCCGGTGGCTAGAGGAGCCCACGCTGCCTCGCGATCGCCGAGAGCTTGGCGAGGATCGATTCGTGGACCTCGGCGAGGCTTCGGCGGCGGGCCGGCCAGGCCGGGCGGCGGCCCTCCCCCGCCAAAGCCGGGCGGTTCAATTTGGCGATGGCGATCGCCTCCTGGACACTCATGTTCGGCCAAGGGCATTCGGGCGGCGGCGGCTTGCCCGAGAGGACATGGTCGGCGGCCTGGAACAGCCCGTCCTCGATGCGGCCGCAGCCGATCGCTCGGGCATGGGCCTTCTTCTCGGCGAAATCCGGATCGCGGCGGGCGCGGGCGTAGATCGCCTCCCTGCTGAAGCCAGCCTTCTCGGCGGCGAGGCGGACGTTGTTGGTGGCGGCGAGCGTGTCGAGGAAGAGGCTTTCCGCCTCGTCGGTCCAGCGCGCGCCGGCGCTGTGGATGATCTGAGGCCCGTCCTTGCCCGACGCGCGGCGCCCGCGCCCCGGCGGCCCGCGGCGGGCGCTTTTCTTTGCGGCCATGTGAGTCGCACCTCCCGAAGTTCCCTACATGTGCCGTATTGTTCTTGCTTTGTCAACATAGCTCACCGATCTGGTTCGCAGAGGGGCGGCAGCGGGTTGCCGGTCGCATCGAATCGTCGCACGGGTGCGGGATGTGGATGTCGCGCGTTCCGATCCTTCCCGCCCTGCTGATCCGGGGCTTTTTCGGCCTTCGCGGCCTCGCTGCCGTCGCCATGCTCGGGGCTGCTGCCTCAGCAACTGCGTCGCACCCGCCGACCATCCCCGCTCCGCCGAGCGCCGCGATCGAGCGGGCCTGGCGGAGCATCGACGACCCGCAGCTCGCCGCCCAGCTGCGGCCGGGCCGGCGGCTCGAGCCCGAGGAATGCGTCGTCCTCCTCGGCCTCTATCGCCCTTCGGCGACGAGGCGCCAGCGTTCGGCCGTCGACCACGCCGGCGATGCGTGGCGCGCCCGCCTGGTCCGCCGGCTCGGCGAGGCCGGCGCCCGGCAGATGATCGGCAGCAGCGTCAACCCGCTCGCCCCCACGCCGCCGCCGCTGCGTCAGGCCGCGGCATCCTGGTGCGTGGCTCACGCGCCGCCGCGGTGACGGGCGCTGAAGGCTCGCCGGCGGGGCGTCGGATCAGGTAACCGCGCGCCAGCTTCAGCAGGCCCGCGTTCCCGGCGCCGGCCCTAGCGCTCCGCGCCCGGCGCCGGCAGGCCGAGATAATGAAGCCGCCTGACCTCGCGCCGCCCGCGCACCACCGTGTCGAGGATCAGGCCGGTGAAGAAGGCGAGGAAGGCGAGGATCATCAGGCCGGTGACCAGGATCGCGGTCGGGAAGCGGGGGACGAGGCCGGTCTGGACGTAGGTGACGACCAGCGGCACCGCGAGGACGATCGCCAGCGCGGCGAGGAACAGGCTGAAGCTGCCGTAGAACAGGACCGGGCGCTCGATCCGGTAGAGGTGGAGGATGGTCTTGAGGATCCGCCAGCCGTCGCGGTAGGTCGAGAGCTTGGAGACCGAGCCTTCCGGGCGGGCGCCGTAATCGGTCTCGACCTCGCCGACCGGCATGACCAATTCGAGCGCGTGGACGCTGATTTCGGTCTCGGTCTCGAAGCCGCGCGAGAGCGCCGGGAAGGACTTGGCGAAGCGGCGCGAGAAGATGCGGTAGCCGGAGAAGATGTCGGTGAAGCTGCGCCCGAACAGGCCGGCGAGGAGCCCGGTGAAGAGCCTGTTGCCGAGCACGTGGCCGGCGCGATAGGCCTCGCCTTCCCGCTCGGCCGGCGTCCGCCTCGCGCCGACGACCATGTCGAGTTGCTCGTCGAGCAATTTGGCGACCAAAGCGGGGGCGGCCGACGCGTCGTAGGTCGAATCGCCGTCGGCCATGACGTAGATGTCGGCCTCGACGTCGGCGAACATTCGGCGCACGACATGGCCCTTGCCCTGCATCTTCTCCGAGCGGACGATGGCGCCGGCCCGGGCCGCAACCTCGCGGGTGTCGTCCGAGCTGTTATTGTCGTAGACGTAGATCGCGGCCCCGGGGAGCGCGGCGCGGAACGCCGCGACCGTCTGCGCGATCGCGGCTTCCTCGTTATAGCAGGGGAGCAGGACCGCGACGCGGAGTTCGGAGATCTCGATCGGCATTCCCGCCCCCGTTCGACGTCGGCCGTGCTTCGATACGGCATTTCGACTTCGCTCAATGCCTACTCAGCATGAGCGAATAAATTAAGCCCTATCCGCTCATCCTGAGTAGGGATCGAGCCTGGCGAGAGCCCGTATCGAAGGATTACGCCTTTTTGGCGGGAGCCTTCTTGGCCGCAAGCTTCTTAGCCGGCGCGGCGTCCGCCTTGGCAGGCGCAGCCTTCTTCGCCGGCTTCTCCGCGGCCCCGGCCTTGGCGGCGGGCTTCTTCGCGGCGGCTCCCTCGACCTTGCTCGGGACAGGCTTCCTGGCCGGCTTGGCGCCATGATCGTGATCGTGGCCGCAGCCGGGGCCGTGGACGTGCCCTTCCTCGGACTCGATCGCCGCCTCGAGCGCCTCGCGGGTCGTCGAGCGCTCGGTGATTTCGGCGGTGCCGAACAGGAAGTCGACCACCTTGTCCTCGAACAAAGGCGCGCGGAGCTGCGCCTGGGCCATTGCGTCGCCGCGGACATATTCGGCGAACTGCTGGCGCTGGTCGGGGCGGTATTGCTGGGCGGCCTGCATGATCAGCTGGTTCATCTCCTGCGGGCTGATCTGGATGCCGTTCTTCTGGCCGATCTCCGAGAGCAGCAGGCCGAGGCGGACGCGGCGCTCGGCGATGGCGCGATATTCGCCGCGCTCCTTCTCCATCTCCTCGCGCGCGGCCTTCGGGTCTTCCTCGTGGGTCGCCTCGTGCTCGAGCTGCTGCCAGATCTGGCCGAACTCGGCCTCGACCATCGATTCCGGAACCGGAAAATCGTGGGCGGAGGCGAGCTGGTCGAGAAGCTGGCGCTTCATATGGGTGCGGGTGAGGCCGTTCAGCTCCTGCTCGACCTGGCCCTTCAAAAGGCCGCGCAGCTGATCGATGCCTTCGAGGCCCATCGACTTGGCGAAGGCGTCGTCCGCCTTCATTTCCCTGGGCGTCTGGACCTCGCCCACGACCACGTCGAAGGTCGCCGGGCGGCCCTTGAGATAGTCGACGTTATAATCCTCGGGGAAGGTGACTTTGATGGTCAGCGCGTCGTTCGCCCTGGCGCCGACGAGCTGGTCCTCGAAGCCCGGGATCAGCCGGCCCGAGCCGAGCTCGACCGACATGCCCTCGCCCTTGCCGCCCTCGAAGGGCTCGCCGTCGACCTTGCCCTCGAAATCCATGATCACGAGGTCGCCCTTTTCGGCCTTGTGCTTGGCCGGGGCGGGATCGTAGCTCTTCTGGCCTTCGGCGAGACGCGCCACGGCCTGGTCGACCGCGGCCTCGTCGGCCTCGACCGTCAGGCGCTCGATCTTGAGGCCCTCGATCTTCGCCTCGGGCACGTCGGGGAGCGCCTCGAGCGCGACGGTGACGACCGCGTCGGTGCCGGCGTCGCCGCCCTCTTCGAGCGCGACCTCGGGCTGCATCGCCGGGCGGATGTTCTGCTCGGTCATCAGCTGCTGGACGCCGTCCTGCACCGCTTCGTTCAGCGCCTGCTGCTGAAGCGCCGGCCCGTGCATCTTGCGCACCAGATTGGCCGGAACCTTGCCGGGACGGAAGCCGGGCATGCGCACCTGAGGCGCGACCTTCTTCAGCTCCTGATCGACCCGGGCGTCGATGTCCTTGGCGGGAATGGTGATCCGGAAGGCGCGCTTCAGGCCCTCGTTCAACGTCTCGACAGTCTGCATTTCAAACCTTCATGTCAGCAAGGATTCGGGCGGCCGCTGGTGCGGGCGGAGGGGCTCGAACCCCCACATCTTTCGATACCAGGACCTAAACCTGGCGCGTCTACCAGTTCCGCCACGCCCGCTTCGGCCACGGCAAGGCGGCGTCTATAGCAGCGAGGGGCGCGAGGGCAAGCCAAGTCGCCGCCCTCCCCGCTTCATTGCCACGCGCGGGGAACTGTTCTAGTCGAGCGGCACAGTCTTCTCCTCTCCAAGGTGGTTTTCATGCAGTTCAAGCCGTTGCTCGCCGGCCTCGCCGCGCTTTCCCTGTCGGCGTCCGGGATGGCGCAGGCGCCGGCGGCAAATGCCGGCGATTTCAGCGCCGACGCCTTTCGCGCCCATGTGACGTTCCTCGCCGACGATCTGCTCGAGGGACGCGAGGCGGGGACTCGCGGCTACGACATCGCGGCGCGCTATGTCGCCACCCAGTTCGAGGCGCTGGGCCTGAGGCCCGGAACCGCCAACGGCTGGTTCCAGCCGGTCGAGTTCGTCCGCTACAGCACCCACGGCCAGCCGACGCTGACCGTCGCCGGCCAGACCTACACCCACGGGCGCGAGATGATCGTGAGGGCCAGCCCCGAGGCGGCCCCGCTGACGCTCGACGCGCCTTTGGTCTTCGCCGGCTACGGGCTCGACATGCCGAGCCACGGCTTTAACGACTATCAGGGCATCGACGCGCGCGGGAAGATCGTCGTCGTGCTGAGCGGCGTTCCCGAGGGTATCCCAAGCGACGTTTCCGCCCATATGAACGGCGACAAGAGGCGGATGGCGGCCGCGCGCGGCGCCGTCGGCATGATCTCCATCCGTACCCGCCACGATATCGCGGAGACGCCGTGGGAGCGGACATTGCGCTTCGCCGACCGGCCCGGCACCACCTGGCTCGAAGCGGACGGAACCCCGTTCGTCGACGGCAGCGGCCTCAGGTTCAGCGCCACGATGAGCGACGCCGCGGCCGAGGCGCTGTTCCGCGGGGCGCGGCGCACGACCGCGCAGGTGCTCGACGAGGCCGCCCGGACCGGCGCCCGCCCGCACGGCTTCGCGCTCACGCAGACCGCTCATTTCGCTCGCGAGGCAGCCGAGACGACGCGCTTCTCCAGCCCGAACGTGATCGCCGTCCTGCCGGGGACCGACCCCAGCGTCGCCAATGAATATGTGCTGCTGATGGCCCATCTCGACCATATCGGCGTGCGCACCAGCGGCGAGGGCGACCGGATCAACAACGGAGCGATGGACAACGCCACCGGAATCGCCACCCTGATCGAGGTCGCGCGGCAGTTCAGCCGGCCCGGCAACCGCCCGCGCCGCCCGATCCTGATCGCCGCGGTGACCGCAGAGGAGAAGGGCCTGCTCGGCGCCCAATATCTCTCGCGCCATCCGGTGGTCGGCCAGGGACGCGTGATCTCGGTCGTCAATCTCGACATGCCGGTGCTGACCTACGACTTCCAGGACGTGACGGCCTTCGGCGCCGAGCATTCGACGATGGGGGCGATCGTCCAGCGCGCAGCGGCGCGGATGCATGTCGGCCTGTCCCCCGATCCGCTGCCCGAGGAAGGGCTGTTCACCCGATCGGACCATTACCGCTTCGTCCAGCAGGGCGTGCCTTCGGTGTTCCTGATGACCGGCTTCGCCAATGGCGGGCGCGAACATTTCACCGACTTCCTCGAGCATCAATATCACAGCCCGCGCGACGAGGTGACCTTGCCGTTCAACTGGCAGGCAGGCGCGCGCTTCGCCCAGCTCAACTATCTGATCGCGCGGGAAATCGCCGACGGGGCCGAAGCGCCGCGCTGGTATGCGGGAAGCTTCTTCGGCGACGCCTTCGGCGGCCAGCAGGCGCGCGCGCCGCAGCCGCCTCAGGCGGCCTCGCGGCCCTCCAGCGCGGCGCGGTAGACGCCGTCGAGCGTAGTGAAGCGCCCGCCCATGTGGTCTCGGAAGAAGGTCAGCACCTGCTCGATGCCGGCGAGGAAGGCGGCGAGGTCCGCCTCGTCGCGGACGTAGGGCGTGTGGCCCGGCGCGAGGCTGGGGCTGTGATAGGTGAGGCTGAAAAGGCGGTGGCCGCGCGCCGCCATCGCCTCGATCAGCCGGCACTGCTCGTGCGGGGGCGTTCCCTCGGGCGTGAGCCGCGAGCGGGCGACGATTCCCGAGCGCGCCAGCACGCCGGGCAGGCGCAGACGACCGGCGCCGGGACTGTCGAACAGCCAGCCGGCGCGTTCCCCCAGCGCGGGCATCGCGCCGAGGAAGCCGACGCTCAGCGGTATTTCGAGCAGGCCTTCCGGCAGCCAATGCGGCCGATCCGGGCGGCCGCGGAAATCGGGGCCGCCATCGCCGGAGAAATCGCTGTGCGGCACGAAGCTGCAATCGATCCGGTAGCCGAGATCGGCGAGGATTCGGCCGGTATTCGGCCCGTAGCCGTAGCGGCCGGCCTTGAACGCGCCCGGAGCCTCGCCGAAATTCTTCTCGATCGCTCCGGTCAGCGCCTCGATCTTGGCGCGTTCCAGCCACGGCGGCAGGTTGCAGTGATAGGAATTGCGGGCGTTGACCTCCTCCTCATAGGGCGGAGTGACCCACGGATGGAGGTGCGCGGCGATCCCGGCCCTGCCGGCGTCGCGCAGGCTCGAGAGAAACGCGACCGCCTCCGGATCGGTCGCGACCGGGTAATCGACGGCGTAGGTCGGCACGATCCCGAGACGGTGGTAGATTTCGTGAGCGAGCGCCTGGGCCGGGATCGAGCGGGTCGCGCGGCTGTCGCGCGAGAACGGCGCCGTCCAGTCGAACTCCTCCTCGGTGTCGACGACGATCAGCAGCTCGGGCGTCACGGCCGCTGTCCCTTGACCAGCGCCGACGCGCGCTCGAGCCCGCGGCAGAGCGCATGGACGGCGCGGCGGCGCGCGCCCTTCAGCGGAATCGTGACCCGGACGACGGAGCGCCGCTCGCGCCAGAGACCGTCGATCATCGAATGATGGTCCATCGCGCAGCTGTCGACCCATTCTATGTCGGGATCCTCGAGGATGCGCAGATTTTCGATCTGGAGGAGGACTCCGGGCGAGAAACGGCCATAATCCTCGTCGAACGCGGTCTTGAACGAAAAGCCGCCCGGCGGCGTCAGGAAATTGGCGAGCATGGCGATGGCGCGGCCGTCGAGATCGAGGCGCAGGAACTGGAGGCGGCCCGCTTCCCACGCCCCGGCGGCGGCGGCGCGGAAGAAGGCTTCGGCCGCGGCGTCCACCGCGAGCCCGGTGCCCGCCTTGCCCTTCCAGCCCTTGCGCTCCAAAGCGAGATAATCGTCGCACCAGGCGGAGAGCTCGGACCCTTCCGCCAGGCGGCGAAAGCCGAGATCGCCGAGCTCGCCGAGGCGGCTGCGCTGGCGGCGCAGCTCCTTGCGCTTCTTGCCGCGGACGGCGAGCTCGAAATAGGCGCCGGGGTCGAGCCGGGTGTCGAGCATCGCACGGCGGCGGCGGTGAACGACCTCGCCGCGGCCGAGCGCCCGGAACAGGGGGCCGTCCTCCGCCAATCCGCGCAGGTGAAGGAAAGCACCGGCCCAATCGTCGCGGTCGAGCAGGCCGAGAAGAGCCTCCCAGAAGGCGGCCTCCTCGCCCGCGGCGACGAGCGGCGAGCCCAGAAAGGCGTGGTCGTGATACCAGTTCTGGACGAAGCGGACCGGCAAATGCGCATAACCCCGCTCGATCGTCAGCGGCAGCAGGCCGATCAGGCGCGCGCCGCGGCGGACCTCGGCCAGGCGGATGTCGCGATCCCCGGCGAGATGGGCGAGCGAAGCGGCGACGAACCAGCGCTCGTGAAAGGGGTTTGGCTCGGCGGCGCGCAGGACCAGATCGTCCCATTCGCCGGCCAGATCGGCAAGCGCGAGGCGGGCGGGACGAAGCCGCGCGCGGACCCCTGCCGCCGACATGGCGGCGAGCGGCGCCCGCGAGGCGGCGCGGCGCTCCGCCGACGTCTCGATCCGGCCCATCGAACTCATCGGCGCGCGATAGCCGACAGAGGTAAATTAATGGTGCGGAGAGAAGCTCATGCCGTCTGGAGAAGATGGTCGCGATAGCGATCGCGCAGGGCCGTCTTGAGCAGTTTGCCGGTGGCCGTGTGCGGAAGGCTGTCGACGAACAGGATTTCGTCCGGAAGCCACCATTTGGCGACTCGCGTGCCGAGATGGGCGAGGATCGCGTCGGCGCCGACCTCCGAGCCTTCCTTGCGGACGACCAGCAACAGCGGCCGCTCGTCCCATTTGGGATGCCGCGCGCCGATCGCCGCCGCCTCGGCGACGCCCGGGCAGCCGACCGCCGCATTCTCCAGCTCGACCGAGCTGATCCATTCGCCGCCGGATTTGATCACGTCCTTGGAACGGTCGGTGATCTGGAGCGTGCCGCAGGGGTGGAGGACGGCGACGTCCCCGGTGTCGAACCAGCTGCCCTCGCCCGCGCAATCGCCCGCCTGGTCCTGAAAATAGCGGCGGATCACCCAGGGGCCGCGAATCTGGAGGCGGCCCGAGCTCTGGCCGTCGCGCGGCTGTTCCTTCTCCTCGTCGTCGACGACCCGGAGCTCGACTCCGAAGGGCACCCGGCCCTGCTTGCAGACGAGATCGACCTGCTCGTCGAAGCTCAATTCCTCCCAATTGGCGGGCGGCGAGCCGATCGTGCCGATGGGCGAGGTCTCGGTCATCCCCCAGGCGTGGCCGACTCGGATACCGGTCTTCATCAGCCGCT
It encodes:
- a CDS encoding GNAT family N-acetyltransferase; this translates as MSSMGRIETSAERRAASRAPLAAMSAAGVRARLRPARLALADLAGEWDDLVLRAAEPNPFHERWFVAASLAHLAGDRDIRLAEVRRGARLIGLLPLTIERGYAHLPVRFVQNWYHDHAFLGSPLVAAGEEAAFWEALLGLLDRDDWAGAFLHLRGLAEDGPLFRALGRGEVVHRRRRAMLDTRLDPGAYFELAVRGKKRKELRRQRSRLGELGDLGFRRLAEGSELSAWCDDYLALERKGWKGKAGTGLAVDAAAEAFFRAAAAGAWEAGRLQFLRLDLDGRAIAMLANFLTPPGGFSFKTAFDEDYGRFSPGVLLQIENLRILEDPDIEWVDSCAMDHHSMIDGLWRERRSVVRVTIPLKGARRRAVHALCRGLERASALVKGQRP
- a CDS encoding M20/M25/M40 family metallo-hydrolase — its product is MQFKPLLAGLAALSLSASGMAQAPAANAGDFSADAFRAHVTFLADDLLEGREAGTRGYDIAARYVATQFEALGLRPGTANGWFQPVEFVRYSTHGQPTLTVAGQTYTHGREMIVRASPEAAPLTLDAPLVFAGYGLDMPSHGFNDYQGIDARGKIVVVLSGVPEGIPSDVSAHMNGDKRRMAAARGAVGMISIRTRHDIAETPWERTLRFADRPGTTWLEADGTPFVDGSGLRFSATMSDAAAEALFRGARRTTAQVLDEAARTGARPHGFALTQTAHFAREAAETTRFSSPNVIAVLPGTDPSVANEYVLLMAHLDHIGVRTSGEGDRINNGAMDNATGIATLIEVARQFSRPGNRPRRPILIAAVTAEEKGLLGAQYLSRHPVVGQGRVISVVNLDMPVLTYDFQDVTAFGAEHSTMGAIVQRAAARMHVGLSPDPLPEEGLFTRSDHYRFVQQGVPSVFLMTGFANGGREHFTDFLEHQYHSPRDEVTLPFNWQAGARFAQLNYLIAREIADGAEAPRWYAGSFFGDAFGGQQARAPQPPQAASRPSSAAR
- a CDS encoding glycosyltransferase, coding for MTPELLIVVDTEEEFDWTAPFSRDSRATRSIPAQALAHEIYHRLGIVPTYAVDYPVATDPEAVAFLSSLRDAGRAGIAAHLHPWVTPPYEEEVNARNSYHCNLPPWLERAKIEALTGAIEKNFGEAPGAFKAGRYGYGPNTGRILADLGYRIDCSFVPHSDFSGDGGPDFRGRPDRPHWLPEGLLEIPLSVGFLGAMPALGERAGWLFDSPGAGRLRLPGVLARSGIVARSRLTPEGTPPHEQCRLIEAMAARGHRLFSLTYHSPSLAPGHTPYVRDEADLAAFLAGIEQVLTFFRDHMGGRFTTLDGVYRAALEGREAA
- a CDS encoding trigger factor, coding for MQTVETLNEGLKRAFRITIPAKDIDARVDQELKKVAPQVRMPGFRPGKVPANLVRKMHGPALQQQALNEAVQDGVQQLMTEQNIRPAMQPEVALEEGGDAGTDAVVTVALEALPDVPEAKIEGLKIERLTVEADEAAVDQAVARLAEGQKSYDPAPAKHKAEKGDLVIMDFEGKVDGEPFEGGKGEGMSVELGSGRLIPGFEDQLVGARANDALTIKVTFPEDYNVDYLKGRPATFDVVVGEVQTPREMKADDAFAKSMGLEGIDQLRGLLKGQVEQELNGLTRTHMKRQLLDQLASAHDFPVPESMVEAEFGQIWQQLEHEATHEEDPKAAREEMEKERGEYRAIAERRVRLGLLLSEIGQKNGIQISPQEMNQLIMQAAQQYRPDQRQQFAEYVRGDAMAQAQLRAPLFEDKVVDFLFGTAEITERSTTREALEAAIESEEGHVHGPGCGHDHDHGAKPARKPVPSKVEGAAAKKPAAKAGAAEKPAKKAAPAKADAAPAKKLAAKKAPAKKA
- a CDS encoding nucleotidyltransferase domain-containing protein, whose protein sequence is MTLESLLADVAAAVSVVAPRASTKGYLFGSALRPSFRWTDVDILIVCDNAEDIARMRALLMPVCAAAPVDLLLMSSAEEAELNFVSGQGCRLLFKFSP
- a CDS encoding ATP-binding protein; amino-acid sequence: MGSSSHRRPGRRLPEPWHRAPRFPRGTGILHILLDAPPDVREAMVRALGPEDADALDGDFESWAHEGQLPPEKREDGADWSTCVVMGGRGFGKTFAGAKWIEQQVAAAAPGTRLRIALVGATLAEARRVMVEGPSGLLEVAGHCIREWRPSHGLVRFRGGAEAQLFSGHSPELLRGPQHHLAWCDELAKWEKAQETWDMLQLGLRLGEDPRAIVTTTPRPGPVLTAIMAAPDTVVIGGPTHRNPHNSERWNRRMQSLYAGTRLGRQELGGELLADSPGQLWTVELLETCRRPSSPHWGEGRLAEGERGEGDPKPPHPMPAAPAPLSNSLPGGERGRFTRIVIGVDPPAAGGTCGIIVCARDSEGRAHVLADHSVTGRTPEGWSRAVADAARIWSMVPGEGRGPGPEGARQPSPEEDDPGSPRRVYPDRLRGSRSAGNEGKKRSHPIPILIVAEQNQGGRMVEAILHTADPKLRVRPVTATLSKAERAAPVAMLFEAGKVVLHGRFPELEAELCGIIAGADYEGPGKSPDRADAMVWALTELMLGVQREPRVRAL
- a CDS encoding glycosyltransferase — encoded protein: MPIEISELRVAVLLPCYNEEAAIAQTVAAFRAALPGAAIYVYDNNSSDDTREVAARAGAIVRSEKMQGKGHVVRRMFADVEADIYVMADGDSTYDASAAPALVAKLLDEQLDMVVGARRTPAEREGEAYRAGHVLGNRLFTGLLAGLFGRSFTDIFSGYRIFSRRFAKSFPALSRGFETETEISVHALELVMPVGEVETDYGARPEGSVSKLSTYRDGWRILKTILHLYRIERPVLFYGSFSLFLAALAIVLAVPLVVTYVQTGLVPRFPTAILVTGLMILAFLAFFTGLILDTVVRGRREVRRLHYLGLPAPGAER